A window from Pleuronectes platessa chromosome 6, fPlePla1.1, whole genome shotgun sequence encodes these proteins:
- the gp9 gene encoding glycoprotein IX (platelet), which produces MPPGLILAAFLLWATSRAHPIGRPCLYSVLQSAGLQVNCSSSGLVELPPLASHTTELHVQDNRLTSVSPGLFDGLVGLKKVSLSGNPFHCDCRIQYLRSWLLRNRAVVSEQPTCASPSSVAQKAIADLTDEYFSSCGRPSCTGGTYSTAMGAMLCCIIALLLWSLRLAKSSTFTLCIGDRHVGLEADSLRSLKPKHRRRLHTTLPGVSADLTSFTCTQELERPLISMELLPQVLDTLHKKHKIKIKAT; this is translated from the coding sequence ATGCCCCCTGGTTTAATCCTAGCTGCCTTCCTCCTCTGGGCCACATCAAGGGCACATCCTATCGGTCGAccgtgtttatattcagtcctCCAGTCTGCTGGTCTGCAGGTGAACTGCAGTTCTTCAGGCCTCGTGGAGCTGCCTCCGCTGGCCTCACACACCACAGAGCTCCACGTGCAGGACAATCGGCTCACCTCAGTGTCTCCGGGCCTGTTTGACGGACTGGTCGGTCTGAAAAAGGTCTCACTGTCTGGGAACCCCTtccactgtgactgcaggatccAGTACCTGAGGAGCTGGCTGCTGAGGAACAGAGCTGTCGTATCCGAGCAGCCCACTTGTGCCAGTCCAAGCTCCGTGGCCCAGAAGGCCATCGCTGACCTCACAGATGAGTACTTCTCGTCCTGCGGCCGGCCGAGCTGCACCGGTGGGACCTACAGCACAGCGATGGGAGCGATGCTGTGCTGCATCATcgctctgctgctgtggagcttgAGACTGGCCAAATCGTCCACCTTCACTCTGTGCATAGGCGACAGGCACGTGGGGCTCGAGGCCGACTCTCTGCGCTCACTGAAGCCCAAACACAGAAGGCGTTTGCACACCACACTGCCAGGAGTCAGTGCGGACTTGACTTCTTTCACTTGTACACAGGAACTAGAAAGGCCTCTTATCAGCATGGAGCTACTGCCACAAGTACTGGATACGTTGCACAAGAAGcacaaaataaagataaaggcGACCTGA